The following coding sequences are from one Lysinibacillus sp. FSL W8-0992 window:
- the xseB gene encoding exodeoxyribonuclease VII small subunit, translating to MAKKQQTFAEAMTALEEIVRQLEQGDVPLENAIDLYKQGMELSQFCHSKLQHAEEQLISIVQETGETTAFDPLKGEN from the coding sequence ATGGCGAAAAAGCAACAAACCTTCGCAGAAGCAATGACGGCACTTGAAGAAATAGTCCGCCAATTAGAACAAGGTGATGTACCATTAGAAAATGCGATTGATTTATATAAACAGGGCATGGAGCTTTCGCAATTTTGCCATAGTAAACTACAGCATGCCGAAGAACAATTAATTTCAATTGTCCAAGAGACAGGTGAAACAACAGCATTTGATCCGCTAAAGGGAGAGAACTAG